The following proteins come from a genomic window of Chryseobacterium glaciei:
- a CDS encoding ABC transporter permease has protein sequence MNEPQQKWTETIEANHTLFDLRLKEVWKYKDLIYMFVKRDFISSFKQTILGPIWFFINPILTTFTYLIIFGKIANLSTDGAPPILFYLAGVTIWNYFSGALIGVSNIFTGNAAIFGKVYFPRLVTPISIVISNLMRLAVQFLLFLIVWAYYLSKESIHPNLWILATPFLVILMALFALGIGMIFSALTTKYKDLVMLLGFGISLFMYATPVIYPVSSLPGYFKTLAYYNPLTGIFECFKYGWLGVGDFSPLMLGISTIIILALLGIGVVIFNKVEKTFMDTV, from the coding sequence ATGAACGAACCACAACAAAAGTGGACAGAAACCATTGAAGCAAACCACACGTTATTTGATTTAAGACTCAAAGAAGTTTGGAAATACAAAGATCTTATTTACATGTTTGTAAAAAGAGACTTTATATCCAGTTTCAAACAAACTATTTTAGGACCTATCTGGTTCTTTATCAATCCCATTTTAACGACATTTACCTATTTAATCATCTTTGGTAAAATTGCTAACTTATCTACTGATGGAGCTCCTCCAATATTATTTTATCTTGCTGGAGTTACCATTTGGAATTATTTTTCAGGAGCATTAATTGGGGTATCAAATATATTTACAGGAAATGCAGCTATTTTTGGAAAAGTATATTTCCCGAGACTTGTTACACCTATCTCCATTGTAATTTCAAATCTAATGCGTCTTGCGGTTCAATTCCTTCTATTTTTAATTGTTTGGGCATATTATTTATCTAAAGAAAGTATACATCCTAATCTATGGATTTTAGCTACCCCTTTTTTAGTTATTCTTATGGCTCTTTTTGCATTAGGAATTGGAATGATATTTTCTGCATTAACCACAAAATATAAAGACCTTGTTATGCTACTCGGTTTTGGTATAAGTTTATTTATGTATGCTACTCCAGTTATTTATCCTGTATCTTCACTTCCTGGATATTTCAAAACACTGGCTTATTACAATCCCTTAACAGGTATTTTTGAATGCTTCAAATATGGTTGGTTGGGCGTTGGAGACTTTTCACCATTAATGTTAGGAATAAGCACAATTATTATCCTTGCCCTTTTAGGAATAGGAGTTGTTATTTTCAACAAGGTAGAAAAAACATTTATGGATACTGTCTAA
- a CDS encoding ABC transporter ATP-binding protein, whose product MLALKAENISKQYRLGQVGTGSLSHDLNRFWHKARGKEDPYLKIGESNDRTTKGDSDYVWSLRDINFEVEQGDALGIIGRNGAGKSTLLKLLSKVTKPTTGKIYTQGRIASLLEVGTGFHPEMTGRENVFLNGAILGMTRKEITRKFDEIVDFSGVERYIDTPVKRYSSGMYVRLAFAVAAHLESEILIVDEVLAVGDAEFQKKCLGKMGDVTKGEGRTVLFVSHNILAVKKLCNKGLILENGNLSFDGDIDSAIKSYNSESLNRDSSIMWDEKDAPGNHFAKITSIQASCQSNEFNINEDITLDFDFINLIPSQKLNISFSVFTEDEIYVLSSPNLYRPEYALGKHTSSCTIPKNLLNSGVYYITVLLVGENFTIIAELDRIIRLELKDVLEGRSDYMGRWNGVVRPKLEWKNA is encoded by the coding sequence ATGCTAGCTTTAAAAGCAGAAAATATATCAAAACAATACCGTCTGGGACAAGTAGGAACAGGCTCTCTTTCTCATGACCTGAATAGATTTTGGCACAAAGCAAGAGGAAAAGAAGATCCATATTTAAAAATTGGGGAATCTAACGATAGAACAACAAAAGGAGATTCAGACTATGTATGGTCTCTTCGTGATATCAATTTTGAAGTGGAACAAGGAGATGCTTTAGGAATTATTGGCAGAAATGGTGCCGGAAAATCTACCTTATTAAAACTCTTAAGCAAGGTTACCAAACCTACCACAGGAAAAATTTATACTCAAGGCAGAATTGCCTCTTTATTAGAAGTTGGAACAGGATTTCATCCAGAAATGACAGGAAGAGAAAATGTTTTTCTAAATGGAGCAATCCTTGGGATGACACGCAAAGAAATCACCAGAAAATTTGACGAAATTGTTGACTTCTCAGGTGTAGAAAGATACATAGATACTCCTGTAAAAAGATATTCCTCCGGAATGTATGTGCGTCTGGCGTTTGCCGTCGCAGCACATTTGGAATCTGAAATCCTTATTGTAGATGAAGTTCTTGCTGTAGGAGATGCAGAATTTCAAAAAAAATGTCTTGGAAAAATGGGTGATGTAACAAAAGGAGAAGGCAGAACCGTTTTATTTGTAAGTCACAACATATTGGCAGTAAAAAAGCTATGCAATAAAGGGCTTATTCTAGAAAATGGCAATCTATCATTTGATGGTGATATTGATTCCGCTATCAAATCTTATAATAGTGAATCTTTAAATAGAGACTCGTCTATTATGTGGGATGAAAAAGATGCTCCCGGAAATCATTTTGCTAAAATCACATCTATACAAGCTTCATGTCAGTCTAACGAGTTTAATATTAATGAAGATATAACCTTGGACTTTGACTTTATCAATCTTATTCCCTCTCAAAAGTTAAATATATCATTTTCTGTTTTTACTGAAGATGAGATATATGTTTTATCATCCCCAAATCTTTATAGACCAGAATACGCATTAGGAAAACACACTTCCTCTTGTACTATTCCCAAAAACCTATTAAACTCTGGAGTATATTATATTACAGTGTTACTAGTGGGAGAAAACTTTACTAT
- the rfbB gene encoding dTDP-glucose 4,6-dehydratase: MKNIIITGGAGFIGSHVVREFVKNNPNTTIINLDALTYAGNLENLKDIENEPNYVFEKADITNPEELRKVFEKYNPDAVVHLAAESHVDRSITDPMAFINTNVNGTANLLNLCKEFWTLNPDHTHGRFPDEKRQNLFYHVSTDEVYGSLGETGFFLETTAYDPQSPYSASKAASDHLVRAYGNTYGMPFIVSNCSNNYGPNHFPEKLIPLCISNILNERPLPIYGDGKYTRDWLYVIDHAKGIHQIFNEAKTGETYNIGGFNEWQNIDLVKELIKQMDAKLGKPEGHSEKLITFVKDRPGHDKRYAIDATKLNADLGWKPSVTFEEGLGKTIDWYLENKEWLENITTGDYQKYYDNQYS, from the coding sequence ATGAAAAATATAATTATTACCGGAGGAGCCGGATTTATAGGATCCCACGTTGTAAGAGAATTTGTAAAAAACAATCCGAATACAACCATCATTAATCTTGATGCGCTTACTTATGCCGGAAATCTGGAAAATTTAAAAGATATCGAAAACGAACCCAATTATGTTTTCGAAAAAGCAGATATCACAAACCCTGAAGAACTAAGAAAAGTATTTGAAAAATACAATCCTGATGCTGTAGTTCATTTGGCTGCCGAAAGTCATGTTGACAGAAGTATCACAGATCCCATGGCATTCATTAATACCAATGTAAACGGAACTGCCAATCTTCTTAATCTTTGTAAAGAATTCTGGACATTAAACCCGGATCATACACACGGAAGATTCCCTGATGAAAAAAGACAAAACTTATTTTATCACGTTTCAACCGATGAAGTGTACGGAAGTTTAGGAGAAACAGGATTTTTCTTAGAAACAACAGCTTACGATCCACAATCTCCATATTCAGCTTCAAAAGCGGCTTCTGATCACTTGGTTAGAGCATATGGGAATACTTATGGAATGCCTTTTATCGTATCAAATTGTTCAAACAATTATGGCCCGAACCATTTCCCTGAAAAATTAATTCCACTTTGTATTTCAAATATCCTTAATGAAAGACCTTTGCCAATCTACGGTGACGGAAAATACACAAGAGACTGGCTGTATGTAATTGATCACGCAAAAGGTATTCATCAAATTTTTAATGAAGCTAAAACCGGCGAAACATACAATATCGGTGGTTTCAACGAGTGGCAGAATATCGACTTGGTGAAAGAATTAATTAAGCAAATGGATGCTAAATTAGGAAAACCTGAAGGTCATTCTGAAAAATTAATCACTTTCGTAAAAGACAGACCGGGGCACGACAAACGTTATGCTATTGATGCTACTAAACTTAATGCAGATCTTGGATGGAAGCCCTCAGTAACTTTTGAAGAAGGTTTAGGAAAAACAATCGACTGGTATCTTGAAAACAAAGAATGGTTAGAGAATATTACTACCGGAGATTATCAGAAATATTACGATAATCAATATTCTTAG
- a CDS encoding UDP-glucose dehydrogenase family protein — MNITIVGTGYVGLVTGTTLAELGNSVYCVDIDEKKVEGMKNGVVPIYEPNLEEMFLRNIQSERLSFTTNLKEALDKSEVVYLALPTPPGEDGSADLSYVLKVANDIGELMTEYKVVVNKSTVPVGTADRVSEVIASKTNIPFDVVSNPEFLREGFAVEDSMNPARVVVGSSSEKAKDIMAKIYQPFTNTGIPIIFMDEKSSELTKYAANSFLAVKITFMNEIANYCEKVGADVDKVRLGMGSDDRIGHRFLFPGIGYGGSCFPKDVKALIRSGKQEDFNFQILEATENVNIAQKVILVSEIEKYFGGSVEGKTIAMWGLAFKANTDDIREASSLDNIDLLLKKGAKIVAYDAVAENNVKKILGNKIEYAKGMYDALEDVDALFIATEWPEFKNPNFELMAKKMKNKVIFDGRNMYPLEVPEQNGFYYKSIGRKTISK; from the coding sequence TTGAATATAACGATTGTAGGAACTGGTTATGTAGGATTAGTTACAGGAACTACCCTAGCAGAACTTGGCAATTCAGTATACTGTGTAGATATTGATGAAAAAAAAGTAGAAGGTATGAAAAACGGCGTAGTTCCCATCTATGAGCCGAACCTTGAGGAAATGTTTCTTAGAAACATTCAATCTGAAAGATTATCTTTTACTACCAATTTAAAAGAGGCTTTAGACAAAAGTGAAGTTGTATATCTTGCATTACCAACTCCCCCCGGAGAAGATGGTTCGGCAGACCTTTCTTACGTTTTGAAAGTTGCGAACGATATCGGAGAATTAATGACAGAATATAAAGTTGTTGTCAATAAAAGTACTGTTCCCGTTGGTACCGCAGACCGAGTAAGTGAAGTAATTGCTTCAAAAACAAACATTCCTTTTGACGTAGTTTCTAATCCTGAATTTTTAAGAGAAGGCTTTGCTGTTGAAGACTCGATGAATCCCGCAAGAGTAGTTGTAGGATCTAGTTCTGAAAAGGCGAAAGATATTATGGCTAAAATTTATCAGCCATTTACCAATACAGGTATTCCTATTATATTTATGGATGAGAAATCATCTGAACTTACAAAATATGCTGCCAACTCTTTCTTAGCTGTAAAAATTACGTTCATGAACGAAATTGCAAACTATTGTGAAAAAGTAGGCGCAGACGTTGATAAAGTAAGACTAGGAATGGGAAGTGACGATAGAATCGGTCACAGATTCTTATTCCCTGGAATTGGATATGGCGGAAGTTGTTTTCCTAAAGATGTAAAAGCATTAATAAGATCAGGAAAACAGGAAGATTTCAATTTCCAAATCTTGGAAGCAACTGAAAATGTAAATATTGCTCAGAAAGTAATTTTAGTTTCAGAAATTGAAAAATATTTCGGAGGCAGTGTTGAAGGAAAAACAATCGCCATGTGGGGATTAGCTTTTAAAGCCAATACAGACGACATTCGTGAAGCTTCGTCATTAGACAATATTGATCTTTTACTAAAAAAAGGTGCAAAAATTGTTGCATACGATGCTGTTGCAGAAAATAATGTTAAAAAAATCCTTGGCAACAAAATAGAATACGCCAAAGGAATGTACGATGCATTAGAAGATGTTGATGCTTTATTTATCGCAACAGAATGGCCTGAGTTTAAAAATCCAAACTTTGAACTGATGGCTAAAAAAATGAAAAATAAAGTTATTTTTGACGGAAGAAATATGTACCCGCTGGAAGTTCCAGAACAAAACGGATTCTATTATAAGAGTATAGGAAGAAAGACAATTTCAAAATAA
- the rfbA gene encoding glucose-1-phosphate thymidylyltransferase RfbA, with protein sequence MKGIILAGGSGTRLYPLTIAVSKQLMPVYDKPMIYYPLSTLLLAGIKDILIITTPHDQAGFIKLLGDGSQIGCNIEYIVQPSPDGLAQAFILGDKFIGDDSAALVLGDNIFYGSEMGTLLKNKTNPDGGVVFAYHVADPERYGVVEFDKDFKAVSIEEKPTTPKSNYAVPGLYFYDNEVVEIAKNIKPSPRGELEITDVNNVYLSKNKLEVGVLDRGTAWLDTGTFDSLHDASEFVSVIEKRQGFKIGCIEEIAFRNKFINEEKLLETAVKYGKSGYGEYLKQLVK encoded by the coding sequence ATGAAAGGAATAATATTAGCCGGAGGTTCCGGAACAAGACTTTACCCTCTTACAATCGCCGTAAGCAAGCAATTGATGCCTGTTTATGACAAGCCAATGATCTACTACCCTCTTTCGACATTGTTATTGGCGGGAATCAAAGACATTTTAATTATCACAACTCCACACGATCAGGCAGGATTTATCAAGCTTTTAGGTGATGGTTCGCAAATTGGATGTAATATAGAATATATTGTACAACCTAGCCCAGATGGTTTAGCACAAGCCTTTATTTTAGGTGATAAATTCATCGGAGATGATTCTGCAGCCCTAGTTTTAGGTGATAATATTTTCTACGGTTCCGAAATGGGAACGTTATTAAAAAACAAAACCAATCCTGATGGAGGTGTTGTTTTTGCTTATCATGTTGCAGACCCTGAAAGATATGGTGTTGTAGAATTTGATAAAGATTTCAAGGCCGTTTCCATAGAGGAAAAACCAACAACTCCAAAATCAAATTATGCCGTTCCTGGGCTATATTTTTATGACAATGAAGTTGTAGAAATCGCTAAAAACATCAAGCCTTCTCCAAGAGGAGAACTTGAAATAACTGACGTGAATAATGTTTATTTAAGCAAAAACAAGCTTGAAGTAGGCGTTCTTGATAGAGGAACAGCTTGGTTGGATACAGGAACATTTGACTCTCTTCATGATGCATCAGAATTTGTAAGTGTTATCGAAAAAAGACAAGGCTTCAAGATAGGCTGTATCGAAGAAATTGCTTTCAGAAATAAATTTATCAACGAAGAAAAGCTATTAGAAACTGCCGTAAAATACGGTAAAAGTGGATATGGCGAATATCTTAAGCAACTGGTAAAATAA